One genomic segment of Hordeum vulgare subsp. vulgare chromosome 2H, MorexV3_pseudomolecules_assembly, whole genome shotgun sequence includes these proteins:
- the LOC123427932 gene encoding 26S proteasome regulatory subunit 6B homolog produces the protein MAAVANPPAALASTPPPSYPATAAHCASSSSSAAEDEDDLYGRLKSLQRHMEFVEIQEEYVKDEQKNLKRELLRAQEEVKRIQSVPLVIGQFMEMVDGNNGIVGSTTGSNYYVRILSTINRELLKPSASVALHRHSNALVDVLPPEADSSISLLASSEKPNVLYSDIGGCDIQKQEIREAVELPLTHHELYKQIGIDPPRGVLLYGPPGTGKTMLAKAVAHHTTAAFIRVVGSEFVQKYLGEGPRMVRDVFRLAKENAPAIIFIDEVDAIATARFDAQTGADREVQRILMELLNQMDGFDQTVNVKVIMATNRADTLDPALLRPGRLDRKIEFPLPDRRQKRLVFQVCTAKMNLSDEVDLEDYVSRPDKISAADITAICQEAGMHAVRKNRYVILPKDFEKGYRTNVKKPETDFDFYK, from the exons ATGGCGGCCGTAGCAAACCCTCCCGCGGCCCTCGCGTCGACGCCCCCGCCCTCCTaccccgccaccgccgcccactgcgcctcctcctcctcctccgcggcagAGGATGAAGACGACCTCTACGGCCGCCTCAAGTCGCTCCAGCGTCACATGGAGTTCGTCGAGATCCAGGAGGAGTACGTCAAGGACGAGCAGAAGAACCTGAAGCGCGAGCTGCTGCGCGCGCAGGAGGAGGTCAAGCGGATCCAGTCCGTGCCCCTCGTCATCGGCCAGTTCATGGAGATGGTCGACGGCAACAACGGCATCGTCGGATCCACCACCGGGAGCAACTACTACGTGCGGATCCTCAGCACCATCAACCGCGAGCTGCTCAAGCCGTCGGCGTCGGTCGCCCTGCACCGCCACTCCAACGCGCTCGTCGACGTGCTGCCGCCCGAGGCCGACTCCAGCATCTCGCTGCTCGCTTCGTCGGAGAAGCCCAACGTCCTATATTCG GACATTGGAGGATGTGATATTCAAAAGCAAGAAATTCGGGAGGCAGTTGAGCTACCATTGACACACCATGAGTTGTACAAGCAGATTGGTATTGATCCTCCAAGAGGGGTGCTGCTCTATGGTCCTCCAGGCACTGGGAAGACCATGCTTGCTAAAGCTGTGGCACATCATACAACTGCTGCTTTTATCAGAGTGGTTGGTTCTGAATTTGTGCAGAAGTACTTGGGGGAG GGCCCAAGGATGGTTCGAGATGTATTCCGCTTAGCTAAAGAGAATGCCCCAGCTATAATATTCATTGATGAGGTTGATGCTATCGCCACTGCTCGATTCGATGCTCAGACTGGGGCTGACCGAGAAGTTCAGCGTATTCTGATGGAGCTGCTCAATCAG ATGGATGGATTTGATCAGACAGTGAATGTGAAGGTTATAATGGCGACCAATCGGGCAGATACTCTAGATCCTGCTCTGTTGCGTCCAGGAAGACTGGACAGGAAAATTGAGTTCCCTCTGCCAGACCGGAGGCAGAAGAGGCTTGTTTTCCAA GTTTGTACTGCTAAAATGAACTTGAGTGACGAGGTTGATTTGGAAGATTATGTCTCCAGACCGGATAAAATCAGTGCTGCGGAT ATCACTGCTATTTGCCAGGAAGCTGGCATGCATGCTGTCCGCAAAAATCGGTATGTTATTCTCCCCAAGGACTTTGAAAAGGGTTACCGAACCAACGTCAAGAAGCCTGAGACAGATTTTGACTTCTACAAATGA